Proteins co-encoded in one Neovison vison isolate M4711 chromosome 9, ASM_NN_V1, whole genome shotgun sequence genomic window:
- the RPS6 gene encoding 40S ribosomal protein S6, translating to MKLNISFPATGCQKLIEVDDERKLRTFYEKRMATEVAADALGEEWKGYVVRISGGNDKQGFPMKQGVLTHGRVRLLLSKGHSCYRPRRTGERKRKSVRGCIVDANLSVLNLVIVKKGEKDIPGLTDTTVPRRLGPKRASRIRKLFNLSKEDDVRQYVVRKPLNKEGKKPRTKAPKIQRLVTPRVLQHKRRRIALKKQRTKKNKEEAAEYAKLLAKRMKEAKEKRQEQIAKRRRLSSLRASTSKSESSQK from the exons ATGAAG CTGAACATCTCTTTCCCAGCTACTGGCTGCCAGAAACTCATTGAAGTGGACGATGAACGCAAACTTCGTACCTTTTATGAGAAGCGTATGGCCACAGAAGTTGCTGCGGACGCCCTCGGTGAAGAATGGAAG GGTTACGTGGTCCGAATCAGTGGTGGCAATGACAAACAAGGCTTCCCCATGAAGCAAGGTGTCTTGACCCATGGCCGAGTCCGCCTGCTGCTGAGTAAGGGGCATTCCTGCTACAGACCAAGGAGGACGGGAGAGAGAAAGCGCAAATCTGTTCGGGGTTGCATCGTGGATGCCAATCTCAGTGTTCTCAACTTGGTCATTGTAAAGAAAG GGGAGAAGGATATTCCTGGACTCACTGATACTACTGTGCCTCGACGCCTGGGGCCCAAAAGAGCCAGCAGAATCCGCAAACTTTTCAATCTCTCTAAAGAAGATGATGTCCGCCAGTATGTTGTGAGAAAGCCCTTAAACAAAGAAG GTAAGAAACCTAGAACCAAAGCGCCCAAGATACAGCGTCTTGTTACTCCACGTGTCCTCCAACACAAACGTCGGCGTATTGCTTTGAAGAAACAGCGCACtaagaaaaacaaggaagaggCTGCAGAATATGCTAAACTTTTGGCCAAGAGAATGAAG gagGCCAAAGAAAAACGCCAGGAACAGATTGCCAAGAGACGGAGGCTGTCCTCTCTGAGAGCTTCTACCTCTAAGTCTGAGTCCAGTCAAAAATGA